A region of the Pleurocapsa minor HA4230-MV1 genome:
TAATAATTATGGGATTAATAACAGGTGTAAGTGTTGAGACAATTAAATCTATTCAAGGAGGAATGATCGAATTTTATAATCTTCAATCTAGTAACGAAACGATGGTGGTAAAAGTACCAGCCAATACTATTGACGATCTTTTTGTCCATAAGCAGCAGACAGATCAGCTATTAGTAGTTAAGGGGAGTTTTGTTCTAGTAATTTTATACGATCGCCAATATCAATATATTCCGCTGACGGAAGAATTACCCCAGGTAGTGACTATTCCTAGAGGAATTTTGCATGGCACAATTAATTTAAGCGATCGCGATTGTCTATTGGTTAATGCAGTATTACGTCATGGTCAACCCAGTCCAAGAGATTATCAGCCCATGGTCAGACCTTTTCCTTATGATTTGGCAGAAGCTAAACTCAGTTTGGAACGTATAAGAGCAACAATTGCAGTTTAAGTAGTGTTGAATATTCAATCAGACTTATATTTTGGCAATGTCTATCGTTTTTATTGACGCTGCCAAATTTCAATGGTGCGATCGCTAGTACCAGTAATAATTGTTTTAAAATTGGCACTAACTACCATAGAAAAAACTGGCGCAAATTGCTGAATAGTACAGGTATTTTTCCAATTATTTAATTGCCAGAGTCTAATTGTTCCATCCAAACTACCACTTACAATGGTTTCTCCATCAGAGCTAAAATACACAGAAGAAACTTTATCTATATGCCCTGTTAAAGTACAAATTAATTTACCCGTATTAACATTCCACAATCTAATTTTTCCATCACAACTTGCTGTAACAATAATTTGACCATTTGGACTAAAAGCTTGTGATAAAATCTCAGAATCGAGCAGGATTGATGCAATAACTTTTCCATTACTAATATTTCTAATTTTTAGATTGTTTTCTGCAACAGTAGAAAAAATCGTATTGTTATAGTTTATAGCGACCGATAAAACTTGTGCTTTATAGTCGATAAAAGTATATAACTCTTTTCCGCTAAATATATCCCAAAATTTAACTGTTTTATCGGCACTAGTACTAATTAAATTTTTACCGTCAGGACTTATAGCAACAGATAAAACTTCTTTTAAATGTCTAGTAAAGTGGTCGCCAAAAGTTTTTATTAATTCTCTTTTTTCTAAATTCCACAGCTTAATTGTTTGATCTGCACTTCCACTAACAAGTATTTTGGCATCACGACTAATTTCAAGACAATTAACGCGATCGCTATGTCCTTTCAATGTAAATATATTTTGTCCC
Encoded here:
- a CDS encoding dTDP-4-dehydrorhamnose 3,5-epimerase, whose product is MGLITGVSVETIKSIQGGMIEFYNLQSSNETMVVKVPANTIDDLFVHKQQTDQLLVVKGSFVLVILYDRQYQYIPLTEELPQVVTIPRGILHGTINLSDRDCLLVNAVLRHGQPSPRDYQPMVRPFPYDLAEAKLSLERIRATIAV